One window of Alkaliphilus metalliredigens QYMF genomic DNA carries:
- a CDS encoding MBOAT family O-acyltransferase, with protein sequence MVFSSLLFTFAFLPVTVVLYYSLGKNFKNIVLLTASLFFYAWGEPVYVVLMCSSILMNYCIGRLIGEGDVSRQKKKLYLIISLVLNLGCLAYFKYFGMIISTISSIGGWNLNVSTPALPIGISFYTFQILSYVIDVYREKIKPQKSLILCAVYITMFPQLVAGPIVNYVDIESQLTDRRMTFNKFYSGMQRFLCGLAKKVLLANNIGLLWSEVKAMPSIEISVFMAWAGIIAFTLQIYFDFSGYSDMAIGLGKMFGFRFKENFQYPYISQSITEFWRRWHISLGSWFREYVYIPLDGSRVGKKKMIRNLFIVWFITGLWHGASWNFVLWGLYFGTLLLIEKLFLQKSMTGWPKAVRHVYLLLFVVIGWVFFEFTNLNDVLNFLRLMFGIGGNEFIDNQGIVKLKAYAFLYIVCIIATTPWPKKLVLLFEKTHSSFYRVAVNLYYCGLILMSTAYMVGSTFNPFIYFRF encoded by the coding sequence ATGGTTTTCAGTAGTCTATTGTTTACATTTGCTTTTTTACCAGTCACAGTAGTTTTATATTATTCCTTAGGAAAGAATTTCAAGAATATTGTCTTGCTTACTGCAAGTTTGTTCTTCTATGCATGGGGAGAACCTGTTTATGTTGTATTGATGTGCAGCTCAATATTGATGAATTACTGTATAGGCAGGCTCATAGGAGAAGGTGATGTCAGTAGGCAAAAAAAGAAGCTTTATTTAATAATAAGCTTGGTGTTAAATTTGGGCTGTCTTGCTTATTTTAAATACTTTGGCATGATTATAAGTACAATATCATCTATTGGTGGTTGGAATTTAAATGTATCAACACCAGCACTTCCCATAGGAATTTCCTTCTACACCTTTCAGATACTATCTTATGTAATTGATGTATACAGGGAAAAAATAAAGCCACAGAAAAGCCTGATTCTTTGTGCTGTTTATATAACTATGTTTCCGCAATTAGTAGCAGGGCCTATTGTGAACTATGTAGACATTGAATCACAGTTAACTGACAGGCGTATGACATTTAACAAATTTTACTCTGGGATGCAGCGTTTCCTGTGTGGTTTAGCAAAAAAAGTACTTCTTGCTAATAATATAGGCCTCCTATGGTCTGAAGTAAAAGCCATGCCCAGTATAGAAATTTCTGTGTTCATGGCATGGGCCGGGATCATTGCCTTTACATTGCAGATTTATTTTGATTTTAGCGGGTATTCAGATATGGCTATCGGATTGGGAAAAATGTTTGGATTCCGTTTCAAGGAAAACTTTCAGTATCCATATATTTCACAAAGTATCACAGAATTTTGGCGGAGGTGGCATATCTCTCTGGGATCATGGTTTAGAGAATATGTATATATTCCTCTTGACGGGAGCCGTGTTGGTAAGAAGAAAATGATACGGAATTTATTCATCGTATGGTTCATTACAGGGCTTTGGCATGGTGCAAGCTGGAATTTTGTTTTATGGGGGCTTTATTTTGGAACTTTATTATTAATAGAAAAATTGTTTTTACAAAAAAGCATGACAGGATGGCCAAAGGCTGTCCGTCATGTATATTTATTGCTGTTTGTTGTTATAGGCTGGGTGTTTTTTGAATTTACCAACTTGAATGATGTGTTGAATTTTCTACGGCTCATGTTTGGAATAGGTGGCAATGAGTTTATCGATAATCAAGGAATTGTGAAGCTAAAGGCTTATGCTTTTCTTTATATTGTTTGTATCATTGCCACTACACCTTGGCCGAAGAAACTGGTATTATTATTTGAAAAAACCCACAGTAGTTTTTACAGAGTAGCAGTAAACCTGTACTATTGTGGATTAATATTGATGTCAACGGCCTATATGGTTGGCTCAACCTTCAACCCATTTATATATTTTAGATTTTAA
- a CDS encoding DHHW family protein: MRINNKKNCIFIQNMVCMLPFLFILAMFILHLVLPDKTFSIEEGRYLAQWPDFNIENVLNGSYVTRVESYFLDQFPFRNFWVEIYEGFNKIL; this comes from the coding sequence ATGCGAATAAACAACAAAAAAAACTGTATTTTTATACAGAATATGGTGTGCATGCTTCCGTTTTTATTTATACTTGCTATGTTTATATTACATCTGGTCTTACCAGATAAAACCTTTTCCATAGAGGAAGGACGCTATTTAGCGCAATGGCCTGATTTTAATATTGAAAATGTATTAAATGGCAGTTATGTGACTAGAGTTGAATCCTATTTTTTAGATCAGTTTCCTTTTCGAAACTTTTGGGTTGAGATTTATGAAGGCTTCAATAAAATTTTATGA
- a CDS encoding N-acetylmuramoyl-L-alanine amidase family protein, translating to MNKRVKKRLRFIGIIILLILTVLIWNNIKQAYSNNAYGTTKEKFIVVIDPGHGGKDVGAIGASGLYEKDFNLSLSKKVNAILEKEESIGVYMTREDDIFISTLDNYRTKFANELDADLYISIHGNTYDSSDISGTESYYYHEKFKSFAEVMHKNVVSSTGFKDRGVKREELFAVRDPNMPSVLLEIGYLTNPQEEQLMFNDELQNLIAESISDGVKEYLEIE from the coding sequence ATGAACAAAAGAGTGAAAAAAAGATTAAGATTTATTGGAATTATCATTTTACTGATATTAACAGTTTTAATATGGAATAATATTAAACAAGCTTATAGTAATAATGCTTATGGTACAACAAAAGAGAAATTTATAGTAGTAATCGATCCAGGACATGGTGGAAAAGATGTGGGGGCAATAGGAGCAAGTGGTTTATATGAAAAGGACTTCAATTTGAGTTTGTCAAAGAAAGTAAATGCAATCTTGGAAAAAGAAGAAAGTATAGGGGTTTATATGACCAGAGAAGATGATATTTTTATTTCCACTTTAGATAACTATAGGACGAAATTTGCAAATGAATTGGATGCAGATTTATATATATCAATTCATGGAAACACATATGATTCTTCAGATATATCTGGTACAGAATCATATTACTATCATGAAAAGTTTAAATCCTTTGCAGAAGTGATGCATAAAAATGTAGTTAGTTCAACGGGTTTTAAGGATCGAGGGGTTAAGAGGGAAGAGCTATTTGCAGTGAGGGATCCAAATATGCCATCGGTTTTATTGGAGATCGGATATCTAACCAATCCTCAAGAAGAACAGCTAATGTTTAATGATGAGTTACAGAATTTAATTGCAGAATCTATAAGTGATGGAGTTAAAGAATATTTAGAAATAGAGTGA
- a CDS encoding NADPH-dependent FMN reductase gives MTKIGIILGSTRPGRNGEAVAKWVLEQSKKRTDAEFEIVDIADYNLPLLDEAYPAMMQQYSKDHTKKWSEKIKEFDGYIVVTPEYNHSTSGALKNAIDYLNVEWGDKAAGFVSYGSAGGSRAVEHLRQIFAELKVATVRAQIMFSLFTDFVNMSEFTPDARHENSAQDLFDQLISWSKALKTTRQ, from the coding sequence ATGACAAAAATAGGAATAATATTAGGTAGCACTAGACCAGGTAGAAATGGAGAGGCAGTTGCAAAATGGGTATTAGAACAATCTAAAAAGCGTACTGATGCAGAATTTGAAATCGTAGATATTGCAGATTATAATTTACCTTTATTGGATGAAGCATATCCAGCAATGATGCAACAATACTCAAAGGATCACACAAAAAAATGGTCTGAAAAAATAAAGGAATTTGATGGATATATAGTAGTAACACCAGAATATAATCATAGTACTTCTGGAGCACTTAAGAATGCTATCGATTACTTGAATGTAGAATGGGGTGACAAAGCTGCAGGTTTTGTAAGTTATGGTTCTGCAGGTGGATCTCGCGCAGTTGAACATTTAAGACAAATATTTGCAGAATTAAAAGTAGCTACAGTGCGTGCACAGATTATGTTCTCTCTTTTCACTGATTTTGTAAATATGAGTGAATTTACTCCAGATGCACGCCACGAAAATTCTGCTCAAGATTTGTTTGATCAATTAATATCATGGAGTAAAGCCTTAAAAACAACTCGTCAATAA
- a CDS encoding cupin domain-containing protein — MNKTIIKVLLIVILLLGSEINSYEVVSIDKIESIYESNGKKILYDVFPFNPKSGFEYFHIKLIPGAKHVSTPHHNPTEEHIVVTEGTLELTVEDQRFELTAPSALRFKSNKNHTYSNPYDIEMIFQNIVKY, encoded by the coding sequence ATGAATAAAACCATAATCAAAGTCTTGCTAATTGTTATTTTGTTGTTAGGGAGTGAAATCAATAGCTATGAAGTGGTATCGATAGATAAAATAGAATCCATATACGAATCAAATGGGAAAAAGATATTGTACGATGTATTTCCATTCAATCCAAAGTCAGGATTTGAATATTTTCATATTAAATTGATTCCTGGTGCCAAGCATGTTTCTACCCCTCATCATAATCCAACAGAAGAACACATAGTAGTCACAGAGGGGACTTTAGAATTAACAGTAGAAGACCAAAGATTTGAACTCACGGCCCCATCAGCATTAAGATTTAAATCAAATAAGAATCATACTTATAGCAATCCATATGATATCGAAATGATATTTCAAAACATAGTTAAATATTAG